One window of Desulfarculus baarsii DSM 2075 genomic DNA carries:
- a CDS encoding ParB N-terminal domain-containing protein: MMHFEQAFIGGLRPHPEHQRLFVPLSDDELTELARRMADGGRFQPLLITDDGLILAGVEHWLAATRLGWREISVIRAPRLRPVELRALMVAENIRSLDVRDEHLWRGMNNFFDMEPLRPPGGW; the protein is encoded by the coding sequence ATGATGCATTTCGAGCAGGCGTTCATCGGCGGGCTGCGCCCCCATCCCGAGCATCAACGGCTTTTTGTGCCGCTGAGCGACGACGAGCTGACCGAGTTGGCCCGACGCATGGCCGATGGCGGCCGTTTTCAGCCGCTATTGATCACCGATGACGGTCTTATTTTGGCCGGCGTGGAGCATTGGCTGGCCGCGACCCGGCTGGGCTGGCGCGAGATCAGCGTCATCCGCGCGCCGCGCCTGCGGCCGGTGGAGCTGCGCGCGCTGATGGTGGCCGAAAACATTCGCTCGCTGGATGTGCGCGACGAGCATCTCTGGCGGGGGATGAACAATTTCTTTGACATGGAGCCGCTGCGGCCGCCGGGCGGCTGGTGA
- a CDS encoding ubiquinone/menaquinone biosynthesis methyltransferase, translated as MRDPSAQIKQVKGIFSRVAPVYDLLNHVLSLGEDIRWRRFVARALRLGPTGRVLDVATGTGDLALAVAKRPERPLVVGLDLTPAMLGPARRKCAASGARVALLAGDGTLLPFADQSFDAVTCAFGVRNIPDRRQAMAEMGRVLVPGGRVYILEFTTPQSAWVRRVYLRYLRHLLPRVGGLISGDEASYRYLAETIMEFPSPAEFRGEMAAAGLIAARSHALTAGVAWVHVAERPLANIPR; from the coding sequence ATGAGAGACCCGTCCGCCCAGATCAAACAGGTCAAGGGCATCTTCAGCCGCGTGGCCCCGGTCTATGATCTGCTAAACCACGTGCTTAGCCTGGGTGAGGACATCCGCTGGCGGCGTTTCGTGGCCCGGGCCCTGCGCCTGGGGCCCACCGGCCGCGTGCTCGACGTGGCCACCGGCACCGGCGACCTGGCCCTGGCCGTGGCCAAACGGCCCGAGCGACCGCTGGTGGTGGGCCTGGACCTGACTCCGGCCATGCTGGGCCCGGCCCGGCGCAAGTGCGCCGCCAGCGGGGCCAGGGTGGCGCTTTTGGCCGGCGATGGCACGCTGTTGCCCTTTGCCGACCAGAGCTTCGACGCCGTGACCTGCGCCTTTGGCGTGCGCAACATCCCCGATCGCCGGCAGGCCATGGCCGAGATGGGGCGGGTGCTGGTCCCTGGCGGGCGGGTCTACATCCTGGAGTTCACCACGCCCCAGAGCGCCTGGGTGCGGCGGGTCTATCTGCGTTATCTGCGCCATCTGCTGCCGCGCGTCGGCGGGCTGATCTCGGGCGACGAGGCCAGCTATCGCTATCTGGCCGAGACGATCATGGAGTTTCCCAGCCCGGCCGAATTTCGGGGCGAAATGGCCGCCGCCGGCCTGATCGCCGCCCGCTCCCACGCCCTGACCGCCGGCGTGGCCTGGGTCCACGTGGCCGAACGCCCCTTGGCCAACATCCCGCGATGA
- a CDS encoding DUF6178 family protein → MNDQANVQRLLENPREILGLEARDPRRAEAFWHGLSRAERLRAVLACQGSERLRLIVLAQDADTLVRQLPPDEFLATTLDVGPDAADALVAASTDDQLAYLLDITGWQGERLWPQRYQLWLPAIVEAGAERIARWLAQTDVEVLALLFAHWFRVVKFLTSHDEQEPPDDLPGFTLDGVYFIEFRQKDMQDYASQVLVVLKSQTPDRYTQILEAMLWESAIGMAEDALILRAGRLADLGMPSRAEALELWAAPPPKEAAWRALPTKGETGFLADAPPRSDAALNLLPRDHALPALARALPQGARDRLRAELAYVANCGVMALDVDPTDLEAVARAGREAVGLVNLGLELLSDGDRSVAGQILERLGLAALARQGAQAIRQLNARAWRLVNEGWLAQAPGGLHILDEPLDRWLAGLLFPHPRCYDQLMGDGREYRGFRDQADLEHARRGLDLAEFWGELLGLMGVAIDQLAQLSPELARGHQPLELKLTAVVGTFLARGELGLSGLWPIPAALAPRAVAALQRGLAQWRERRAAESVEALADPAKAEMAGQLLRGVLGRIQRDLAAVDASKVDPRFIASLVVEK, encoded by the coding sequence ATGAATGATCAGGCCAACGTCCAGCGTTTGCTGGAAAATCCCCGCGAAATCCTGGGCCTGGAGGCCCGCGACCCGCGTCGGGCCGAGGCGTTTTGGCACGGCCTGAGCCGCGCCGAGCGCCTGCGCGCCGTGTTGGCCTGCCAGGGCTCCGAGCGCCTGCGCCTGATCGTCCTGGCCCAGGACGCCGATACGCTGGTGCGCCAACTGCCGCCCGACGAGTTTCTGGCCACCACCCTGGACGTGGGCCCAGACGCCGCCGACGCCCTCGTCGCCGCCAGCACCGACGATCAACTGGCCTATCTGCTCGACATCACCGGCTGGCAAGGCGAGCGCCTCTGGCCCCAGCGCTATCAGCTCTGGCTGCCGGCCATCGTCGAGGCCGGGGCCGAGCGCATCGCCCGCTGGCTGGCGCAGACCGACGTCGAGGTGCTGGCGCTGTTGTTCGCCCATTGGTTCCGGGTGGTCAAGTTTTTGACCAGCCACGACGAGCAGGAGCCGCCCGACGATCTGCCCGGCTTCACGCTCGATGGCGTCTATTTCATCGAGTTTCGCCAAAAGGACATGCAAGACTACGCCAGCCAGGTCTTGGTGGTGCTCAAGAGCCAGACGCCCGATCGCTACACGCAAATCCTGGAGGCCATGCTCTGGGAGTCGGCCATCGGCATGGCCGAGGACGCCCTGATCCTGCGCGCCGGCCGTCTGGCCGACCTGGGCATGCCCAGCCGCGCCGAGGCCCTGGAGCTATGGGCCGCGCCGCCGCCCAAGGAGGCCGCTTGGCGCGCCCTGCCCACCAAGGGCGAGACGGGCTTTCTGGCCGATGCGCCGCCGCGCTCCGACGCGGCGCTCAACCTGCTGCCCCGTGATCACGCCCTGCCGGCCCTGGCCCGCGCCCTGCCCCAGGGCGCGCGCGACCGCCTGCGGGCCGAGCTGGCCTACGTGGCCAACTGCGGGGTGATGGCCCTGGACGTCGATCCCACCGATCTGGAAGCCGTGGCCAGGGCCGGCCGTGAGGCCGTGGGCCTGGTCAACCTGGGCCTGGAGCTGTTGTCCGACGGCGACCGGTCCGTGGCCGGGCAGATCCTCGAACGCCTGGGCTTGGCCGCCCTGGCCCGGCAAGGGGCCCAGGCCATCCGCCAACTCAACGCCCGCGCTTGGCGCCTGGTCAACGAGGGCTGGCTGGCCCAGGCCCCCGGCGGCCTGCATATCCTCGACGAGCCCTTGGATCGTTGGCTGGCCGGGCTGCTCTTCCCGCACCCCCGCTGCTATGATCAACTGATGGGCGATGGCCGCGAATATCGCGGTTTTCGCGATCAGGCCGACCTGGAGCACGCCCGCCGCGGCCTGGATCTGGCCGAGTTCTGGGGCGAGTTGCTGGGTTTGATGGGCGTGGCGATCGACCAACTGGCCCAACTCAGCCCCGAACTGGCCAGGGGCCACCAACCGCTGGAGCTCAAGCTCACCGCCGTTGTCGGCACGTTTTTGGCGCGCGGCGAACTGGGCTTGAGCGGCCTGTGGCCCATCCCGGCCGCGCTGGCCCCCCGGGCCGTGGCCGCCCTGCAACGGGGCCTGGCCCAGTGGCGCGAGCGGCGGGCCGCCGAGTCGGTGGAGGCCCTGGCCGATCCGGCCAAGGCCGAGATGGCCGGGCAGTTGCTGCGCGGCGTGTTGGGGCGCATCCAACGCGATTTGGCCGCCGTCGACGCCAGCAAGGTCGATCCGCGCTTCATCGCCAGCTTGGTGGTGGAAAAATGA
- a CDS encoding DUF2080 family transposase-associated protein yields MPQDKQPAAGSSAPRPQAKFEVYGEEMIEKTVKPSGNSGRVYLPPEWIGKNVKIIRID; encoded by the coding sequence ATGCCGCAAGACAAGCAACCAGCAGCCGGATCGTCCGCGCCGCGACCGCAGGCCAAGTTCGAGGTCTATGGCGAGGAGATGATCGAAAAGACGGTCAAGCCCAGCGGCAACTCGGGGCGGGTCTATCTGCCGCCGGAGTGGATCGGCAAAAACGTCAAGATCATCCGGATCGACTGA